The DNA sequence TTGACTGGGAGTTGGGTAACCCCAAAGAAGAGGTGCGTGCTGCCCTGGATAATGCGCACCACGTAACCACCCTGGAGTTTGTGAATCAGCGGATGGTCCCTAACGCCATGGAACCACGCTCGGCGATTGGCCACTACGATACGGCCCACGAGAAATTCACCCTCTATACCACCTCCCAGAATCCTCACTTGACACGCTTGCTAATGTGTGCCTTTGTGTTGGGCATCCCCGAGCATAAAGTTCGCGTAGTGGCGCCCGATGTTGGCGGTGGCTTTGGTAGCAAGATTTTCCATTATACCGAAGAGGCACTCGTGACCTGGGCTTCCCGCGAAATCAAGCGCCCCATCAAGTGGACGTCAGATCGTTCGGAGGCTTTCCTGACGGATGCACACGGTCGCGATCACGTCACCAAGGCGGAAATGGGCTTTGATAAGGATGGAAATATTGTTGGCCTGCAAGCCACCACTTATGCGAACCTAGGGGCTTATCTCTCAACGTTTGCTCCCGCAGTACCTACCTATCTGCACGGTACCCTGATGCAAGGCCTCTACACCACGCCCAAAGTGAATGTAGATGTAACGGGCATGTTTACCCATACCAATGCCGTGGATGCCTACCGGGGTGCTGGTCGCCCGGAGGCCACCTACCTTCTGGAGCGCCTGCTTGATCTGGCCGCTCTGGAGATGGGCCGTGATCCGGCAGAGTTGCGTCTGCAAAACTTTATAGCTCCTTTTGATGGGGTAGAACAACCCGGTTACCAAACCCAGGTAGCACTACAATACGATAGTGGCAACTACCACGAAGTGCTGAAGCGTGGTTTGGAAATGGTGGGCTACGAAGATTTCCGAAAAGAACAAGCCGCAGCCGCTAAAGAAGGTAAGCTTTTGGGCATTGGTTTCTCCACTTATATTGAGGCTTGTGGTATTGCTCCCTCAGCAGTGGTAGGGGCATTAGGTGCACGGGCCGGACTGTTTGAGTCGGCGCAGGTAAGGGTACAACCTACGGGCAAGGTGAGTGTTTACACGGGCTCCCATTCGCACGGACAGGGCCACGAAACCACCTTCGCGCAGGTCGTTGCCGACCGCATGGGGATTCCGATGGAAGACGTAGAATTGATTCACGGTGATTCTGATGCCGTAGCCTTCGGGATGGGAACTTATGGGTCTCGCTCGCTCGCGGTTGGTGGTAGCGCTATCGTGAAAAGTATTGATAAGGTACTGGAAAAAGGTGCCCGTATTGCCGCCCATAAACTGGAAGCAGCCGTAGAAGACCTTGATTACGCTGGAGGAAAATGGACGGTGAAGGGAACGGATAAATCCATCGGTTTTGGAGATATCGCCTTGACAGCCTACGTGCCGCACGATTATCCTGCCGGCGAAGAACCCGGTTTGGACTTCAGTAGCTTCTACGATCCTGCCAACTTTACCTATCCCTTTGGTTGCCACATCGCCATTGTGGAGATTGATGCTGAAACGGGTAAAACCAAACTGAAGCGCTTCATTGCGGTGGATGATGTAGGGAATGTCATCAATCCAATGGTGGTGGATGGCCAAATTCATGGTGGTCTTGCTCAGGGGATTGGACAGGCTATGCTGGAAGGTGCCTTGTACGATGACAATGGTCAGTTGATCAATGGTTCGTATATGGACTATTGTATGCCACGCGCCGACGATCTGCCCAGTTTTGAAATTGATCGCACGGTGACCCCTTGTCCTCACAACCCATTAGGGGTAAAAGGAGCAGGAGAAGCCGGATGTATAGGGTCAACCCCGGCAGTGGTGAATGCAGTGATCGACGCATTGTGGAAAGCGGGACATAAGGTGAAGGATATCCAGATGCCAATGACCCCCGAACGCGTCTGGTCCGCTATGCAATCGTCGTAGAGACGTTGCATCGCAAGGTCTACGTAAGATAGTAGAGCTTCCAACGTTTGCCTGACACATGATTTTTTACATTAAAAAACAATCAAAATGATACCCACATCATTTGAATATAGCCGAGCCAAATCGGTTGGAGAAGCAATCAAGATGCTCTCTGACGGTGGAGCTCAGGCATTGGCTGGCGGTCACAGTTTGTTGCCAGCAATGAAATTAAGGCTGAATCAACCGG is a window from the Lewinella sp. LCG006 genome containing:
- a CDS encoding xanthine dehydrogenase family protein molybdopterin-binding subunit; this encodes MTYIGKSVKRVEDRRFLTGQGRYTDDIKLPGMTHAYILRSPYAHANILGIDISEAEKAPGVVKIYTGADIVASGVNGVPCGWQVDFKNGDTMKEPPHPLLVADSVKHVGDAVAMIIAETKEQARDAAELIEVDYEELPAVANPAEAAKPGAPLVHKDAPNNICFDWELGNPKEEVRAALDNAHHVTTLEFVNQRMVPNAMEPRSAIGHYDTAHEKFTLYTTSQNPHLTRLLMCAFVLGIPEHKVRVVAPDVGGGFGSKIFHYTEEALVTWASREIKRPIKWTSDRSEAFLTDAHGRDHVTKAEMGFDKDGNIVGLQATTYANLGAYLSTFAPAVPTYLHGTLMQGLYTTPKVNVDVTGMFTHTNAVDAYRGAGRPEATYLLERLLDLAALEMGRDPAELRLQNFIAPFDGVEQPGYQTQVALQYDSGNYHEVLKRGLEMVGYEDFRKEQAAAAKEGKLLGIGFSTYIEACGIAPSAVVGALGARAGLFESAQVRVQPTGKVSVYTGSHSHGQGHETTFAQVVADRMGIPMEDVELIHGDSDAVAFGMGTYGSRSLAVGGSAIVKSIDKVLEKGARIAAHKLEAAVEDLDYAGGKWTVKGTDKSIGFGDIALTAYVPHDYPAGEEPGLDFSSFYDPANFTYPFGCHIAIVEIDAETGKTKLKRFIAVDDVGNVINPMVVDGQIHGGLAQGIGQAMLEGALYDDNGQLINGSYMDYCMPRADDLPSFEIDRTVTPCPHNPLGVKGAGEAGCIGSTPAVVNAVIDALWKAGHKVKDIQMPMTPERVWSAMQSS